One Dioscorea cayenensis subsp. rotundata cultivar TDr96_F1 chromosome 15, TDr96_F1_v2_PseudoChromosome.rev07_lg8_w22 25.fasta, whole genome shotgun sequence genomic region harbors:
- the LOC120278000 gene encoding aspartic proteinase nepenthesin-2-like: protein MSSLTIAMMLVIIFFGGAANLTNIDASDDMSFEIPIIYNGLSPSTAYNPSTNVSLVPYAGYMDALMKLKMRRRGHMYSLDTAIGTPWSRVTVSLDTGSDLTWVQCEPCSKCFDKILSSTFDPDFSTTYKTMNCEYQQCRAFYGTTTIGCAWKDERICQFKQEYMDDSFAQGDLSEDYFQFQGTNGTRKRSDSPLKFGCAHDTKGHFSPQDDGIMGMGRGKLSFITQLNISRFSHCLSMSGKSSYLSFGDAAKLEGESVGLIQNKKFPSLYYVNLLSIFILDCEDLHALDIPSKTFAIDDNGHGGFLLDTGTPFTRLHTSAYDELCRMLSEVLLLSHISTVRSIHRQSYEYCFDASLEDVEHISVVFTIDLVDVEITDRQLFYEEVDIANNPIVCLAIFKAGSSDPTTSILGGFTMSDHNIGYDLRRQIVTFNPTTC from the coding sequence ATGTCCTCTCTAACTATTGCCATGATGCTAGTTATCATATTCTTTGGAGGAGCTGCAAATTTGACCAATATAGATGCCAGTGATGATATGAGCTTCGAGATACCCATTATCTACAATGGGTTATCTCCATCTACTGCTTATAATCCAAGTACTAATGTTTCCTTGGTTCCATATGCAGGATACATGGATGcattaatgaaattaaagatGAGGAGACGAGGTCACATGTACTCACTTGATACAGCTATTGGTACTCCTTGGAGCCGTGTAACAGTGAGCCTTGATACAGGGAGTGATCTGACATGGGTCCAATGTGAACCATGTTCAAAatgttttgataaaatattGAGTTCAACCTTTGACCCTGATTTCTCTACCACCTACAAAACCATGAATTGTGAATACCAGCAGTGCCGTGCTTTTTATGGCACTACAACTATTGGTTGCGCTTGGAAAGATGAGCGGATATGTCAGTTTAAGCAAGAATATATGGATGACTCATTTGCTCAAGGTGACTTGTCAGAGGATTATTTTCAATTCCAAGGCACAAATGGCACCAGAAAAAGATCTGATTCTCCTCTAAAATTTGGTTGTGCGCATGATACTAAGGGACATTTTTCTCCCCAAGATGATGGTATTATGGGTATGGGGAGAGGAAAATTATCGTTTATTACTCAACTAAATATTTCAAGGTTTTCTCATTGTCTTTCCATGAGTGGAAAATCTTCATATCTTTCTTTTGGAGATGCAGCAAAACTTGAGGGTGAATCTgttggtttgattcaaaataagaaGTTCCCTTCTCTTTACTACGTCAATCTTCTTTCCATATTCATATTGGATTGTGAGGACCTTCATGCTTTGGATATTCCATCTAAGACATTTGCCATTGATGATAATGGCCACGGTGGCTTTCTCCTCGACACAGGTACCCCTTTTACGCGGCTCCATACATCAGCTTATGATGAACTTTGCAGGATGTTAAGTGAGGTATTATTGTTGTCACACATATCCACTGTCCGTTCAATTCATAGGCAGTCTTATGAGTATTGCTTTGATGCATCTCTTGAGGATGTGGAGCACATCAGTGTggttttcactattgatttgGTTGATGTGGAGATAACAGACAGGCAATTGTTCTATGAGGAGGTGGATATAGCAAACAATCCCATCGTGTGCCTTGCTATATTTAAGGCAGGTTCTTCTGATCCAACCACATCTATATTGGGAGGTTTCACCATGAGTGATCATAACATTGGTTATGATCTTCGTAGGCAAATCGTCACCTTTAACCCTACCACTtgttga